A stretch of the Lactuca sativa cultivar Salinas chromosome 9, Lsat_Salinas_v11, whole genome shotgun sequence genome encodes the following:
- the LOC111880082 gene encoding E3 ubiquitin-protein ligase AIRP2: MVMGKVFKDSLKALEADIQHANTLALSSPRDHDGATLQMRLSCSPAIDLFSFFFPWTDCKIAGALGLLRIFIYMTFADGKTTMCIQERRASIKDFYDVLFPSILQLESGITDLEERKQKEIYSKRYSRKDGFDKGKLSDADVEREIECGICMETNSRVVLPNCSHSLCLKCYRDWHERSRSCPFCRDSLKEVNVDDLWICIEANEVVDLSVISKENKKRLFVYIEKLPLIIPAAICDPDDSYLR, from the exons ATGGTAATGGGGAAAGTTTTCAAGGATTCTCTTAAAGCTCTTGAAGCTGATATACAACACGCTAATACTCT GGCTTTAAGTTCCCCTCGGGATCACGACGGAGCAACCCTGCAGATGAGACTCTCTTGCAGTCCAGCCATCGATTTGTTCTCCTTCTTCTTCCCATGGACGGATTGTAAAATCGCGGGTGCCCTTGGGTTGCTTCGGATTTTCATTTATATG ACGTTTGCTGATGGCAAAACTACCATGTGCATTCAAGAAAGGAGAGCAAGCATCAAAGACTTTTATG ATGTTCTATTTCCTTCGATATTGCAACTTGAAAGTGGGATAACGGATTTGGAAGAGAGGAAACAAAAAGAAATATACTCGAAAAGATATTCACGAAAAGACGGTTTTGACAAGGGAAAACTCTCGGATGCTGATGTGGAAAGAGAAATCGAATGTGGGATTTGCATGGAAACAAATAGTAGAGTTGTGTTACCGAATTGCAGCCATTCTTTGTGCTTGAAGTGTTATCGAGATTG GCATGAGAGATCAAGATCATGCCCATTCTGTAGGGATAGCCTTAAAGAAGTTAATGTGGATGACTTGTGGATTTGCATTGAAGCGAATGAAGTCGTTGATCTGAGTGTAATTTCAAAAGAAAACAAGAAGAGGTTGTTTGTGTACATAGAGAAGTTGCCTCTTATTATTCCAGCTGCCATTTGTGATCCCGATGATTCCTATCTTAGATAA
- the LOC111880087 gene encoding uncharacterized protein LOC111880087 — MNTRTHPQFQPDSLPIVICRFEIQQKSRPIVGSLWLTDRDFRMHNKEIGTLCWVSWSQLQSTSLDNVIQDGLPSAAERRWRYVAGGCSDSFLMLNFCLCSSEFHKKGWGEATTGGWRLCGWFIERTTMEWWRFCGSGWQPYCWIFLLLVVLNTEGKGKAVTGFQGCLSTCLIEKESKEESVAVYGGGAWSTKTVVSAGGVWAVGSGKV, encoded by the coding sequence ATGAACACAAGAACCCACCCCCAATTTCAACCAGATTCGTTACCTATTGTGATTTGCAGGTTTGAGATTCAACAAAAATCGAGACCCATCGTTGGGTCTCTTTGGTTAACTGATCGCGATTTCAGGATGCACAATAAGGAAATCGGGACCCTTTGTTGGGTCTCTTGGTCTCAGTTGCAATCAACAAGTCTCGACAATGTGATTCAAGATGGCTTACCGTCAGCAGCAGAACGACGGTGGCGGTATGTAGCTGGGGGCTGCTCCGATAGCTTTCTGATGCTCAATTTTTGTTTATGTTCCAGCGAGTTCCACAAGAAGGGATGGGGAGAAGCAACGACAGGTGGCTGGAGGTTGTGTGGGTGGTTTATTGAAAGAACAACGATGGAATGGTGGCGGTTTTGTGGCAGTGGGTGGCAGCCCTACTGTTGGATTTTCTTGCTTCTAGTGGTTCTCAACACGGAAGGAAAAGGGAAAGCAGTAACAGGTTTTCAAGGGTGTTTGTCAACTTGCTTGATAGAAAAGGAATCAAAGGAGGAGAGTGTGGCGGTTTATGGCGGTGGGGCTTGGTCGACCAAAACGGTGGTGTCAGCAGGTGGTGTATGGGCAGTGGGAAGTGGTAAAGTGTGA